The nucleotide window CCGGGGTTGGTGACCTGGACGCGGCGCAGCATCTGGCGGGCGATGACCTCGATGTGCTTGTCGTTGAGGTCGACGCCCTGGGACGTGTAGACGTCCTTGACCGACTTGACGAACGTGTGCATCGTGGACTCGATGTCCGTGAGGCCGCGCAGCTTGCGGAAGTTGACGAAGCCGCGGGTGATCTGGTCGCCGGCGCGCACCTCGGCGCCGTCCTCGAAGCCGGGCATGAAGCGGACGGAAGCGGGGACCCTCCATTCGACGAGGATGCGGCTACGGTCATCCGCGTCAAGGATGCGCAGGAGGTACTCGGTCTGTTCGGGCGTGATGGAGAGGATGCCGGAGTACGGGGCAAGGTCCGCCTCGCGACCCAGGATCTTCTCGTTGACGTTGCCGACGACGTCGAACATGCGGGCGACCGTGGGGAGGCCCTGCGTGATGTCGTCGGCGCCCGCGACGCCGCCTGAGTGGATCGTGCGCATCGTGAGCTGGGTGCCCGGCTCGCCGATGGACTGGGCGGCGATGATGCCGACGGCCGTGCCGATGTTGACGGGACGACGCGTAGAGAGGTCCCAGCCGTAGCACTTCTGGCAGACGCCGTACTTGGACTTGCAGGTGAGCAGCGCGCGCAGCTCGATCTTCTTGAAGCCCGCGTCGACGAGCCTGCTCAGGTCCTCCTTGGAGGAGATGTAGTCGTTCTTGGAGAACAGGACTTCGCCGGTCTCGGGGTCGACGACGTCGTCCAGGATGCAGCGACCGATCAGGTCGGTGTCCACGTCCGTCTCGCCCGGCTTGACGAGATCGTAGGTGACGCCCTCGTCGGTGCCGCAGTCCTCCTCGCGTACGATGACGTCCTGCGCCACGTCGACAAGGCGACGGGTGAGGTATCCGGAGTCGGAGGTGTGCGAGGCCGTGTCGACGAGGCCCTTGCGGGCGCCATAGGTGGAGATGAAGTACTCCAGCGGCTCGAGGCCCTCGCGGAAGTTGGACTTGATCGGCAGGTCGATGGTGTCACCGGACATGTCGGCCATGAGGCCGCGCATGCCGGCGAGCTGGCGGAGCTGCGTCTTGGAGCCACGGGCACCGGAGTCGGCCATCATGTAGATGGGATTGTCCTCGTCAAAGCCGTCAAGCATCTTGGAGCCCAGGGTGTCGGTGCACTCGGTCCAGGCGTTGATGACCTCGGCGTGGCGCTCCCTCTCGGACAGGAAGCCGTCCTCGTAGTACTCGTTGATCTGGTCGACCTTGGCCTGCGCGTCCTCGAGGAGCGCGGGCTTGTCGTCGGGGATGGCGGCGTCCCAGACCGAGATGGTCAGGCCGGCACGGGTGGCGTAGTGGAAGCCGCTGTGCTTGATGGCATCGAGGATCGGCTCGACCTCGGCGGTGCTGTAGCGGTCGCAGCAGTCGTTGACCAGGGCGCTGACGTCCCCCTTGACCATCTTGTAGTTCATGTAGGGATAGTCGGCCGGCAGGCACTGCCGGTTGAAGATCACGCGGCCGACGGTCGTCTCGAAGCGGACCGCGTGGTCGGTGACGTCGTAGTCCTTGGCCTCGCCGCGCGCGGAGTAGGTGCGGAAGATCTTCCTGCCGCCCTCCTCGCAGTTGGCGTCGGCGGACGAGACGCGCACGAGCACCCTGGCCTGGATGTCGACCTGGTTGCGCGCGTCATACGCCATCAGCGCGTCCTCGAAGTCCGAGAAGACGCGTCCCTCGCCCTCGACGCCGTCCTTCTCGGTGGTGAGGAAGTAGACGCCGAAGATCATGTCCTGGGACGGGACCGTGAGGACCTTGCCGGACGCCGGCGAGCGGAGGTTGTTGCTCGAGAGCATCAGGACGCGGGCCTCGGTCTGCGCCTGGGTGGACAGGGGCACGTGGACGGACATCTGGTCGCCGTCGAAGTCCGCGTTGAAGGGGGCGCAGACCAGCGGGTGCAGGTGGATGGCCTTGCCCTCGACCAGGACCGGCTCGAAGGCCTGGATGGACAGGCGGTGCAGCGTCGGGGCGCGGTTGAGAAGGACCAGGCGGCCCTTGATGACCTCGTCCAGGACGTCCCAGACGGCAGGGGCACTGCGGTCGATGGCGCGCTTGGCGCCCTTGATGTTCTCGACCTTGCCCAGCTCGACAAGCCTGCGCATGACGAAGGGCTTGAAGAGCTCGAGCGCCATGGTGGAGGGCAGGCCGCACTGGTGCAGCTTGAGGTGCGGGTCGACGACGATGACCGAGCGGCCGGAGTAGTCGACGCGCTTGCCGAGGAGGTTCTGGCGGAAGCGGCCCTGCTTGCCCTTGAGGGACTCGGCGAGCGACTTCAGGGGACGTCCGCCGCGGCCCGTGACGGGACGGCCGCGACGGCCGTTGTCGAAGAGGGCGTCGACGGACTCCTGGAGCATGCGCTTCTCGTTGTTGACGATGATCGCCGGGGCGTCGAGGTCGAGCAGGCGCTTGAGGCGGTTGTTGCGGTTGATGACGCGACGATAGAGGTCGTTCAGGTCGGACGCGGCGAAGCGGCCGCCGTCCAGCTGGACCATGGGGCGCAGGTCGGGCGGGATGACGGGGACGACGTCGAGGATCATGTTGGCCGGGTCGTTGCCGCCCTTGAGGAAGGAGTCGACGATCTCGAGGCGCTTGACGGCGCGCTCCTTCTTCTGCTTCTGGGACTCGTCGGAGGCGACGATGGCGCGCAGCTCTTCGGCCTCCTTGCCCAGGTCGATGCCATGCAGCAGGTCGCGCACGGCCTCCGCTCCCATGCCGCCCTTGAAGTAGATGGAGTAGTAGCGCTTCATCTCGGTGAAGAGAGCCTCGTCGGAGATGAGCTCGCGCTTCTCGAGCTGCATGAACCTGTCGAACGCGTCACGGCGGAGCTGCTTCTCCTCCTCGTACTCCTCCTGGAGGTCGGCCACGCCGGCACGGATCTCGTCGGCGGAGAGGGGCTCGATGTCACCGAACTCGTCACCGTCGGACTCGCCCTGGGCCCTGAGGCGCTCGATCTCGTCATCGCGCTCGGCGTCGAGCTCCTCGAGGTCGGCGGCCAGCTCCTCCTTGAGGTCGTCGGCATCGGCCTCGCGAGCCTCGCCGTCCACGTCGGTGATGACGTAGGAGGCGAAGTAGAGGACCTTCTCGAGGTCCTTGCTCTTCATGTCGAGCAGACGGGCCAGGGGGAAGGTGGCCGGGCTCTTGAAGTACCAGATATGGGAGACGGGCGCGGCAAGCTCGATGTGGCCCATGCGGTCGCGGCGGACCTTGGCGCTCGTCACCTCGACGCCGCAGCGCTCGCAGACGATGCCCTTGAAGCGGATGCCCTTGTACTTGCCGCAGGCGCACTCCCAGTCCTTGACGGGACCGAAGATCTTCTCGCAGAAGAGGCCGTCCTTCTCGGGCTTGAGGGTGCGGTAGTTGATGGTCTCGGGCTTCTTGACCTCACCGTGGGACCAGCTGCGAATCTCGTCGGCGGAGGCGAGCGAGATCTTTATAGCGTCGAAATCGGTGGTATCGAAATCTGCCACGTTCGCTACTCCTTATCGTTGGTGGTGTCACCGGCCAGGACTGCCTCGTCCTCGCCGAGATCGGCGACGAAGCCACCGATCAGGTCGTCAGCGCTCTCTGCCCCGGCGAACACTTCCACGGCGCTCGCGTCTGCGGCCTCGTCGGAGTCCCTCTCGACGGGCTCCTCCGGCTTGTATGCGATCGGCGCGATGTCGAGGGCCAGGGAGCGGATCTCCTTGACGAGGACCTTGAAGGACTCGGGGATGCCCGGCTCGGGCACGTTCTCGCCCTTCACGATGGCCTCGTAGGTCTTCACGCGACCGTTGGTGTCGTCGGACTTGACGGTCATGATCTCGTGAAGCACGTTGGACGCACCATACGCGTAGAGGGCCCAGACCTCCATCTCGCCGAAGCGCTGGCCGCCGAACTGCGCCTTGCCGCCCAGCGGCTGCTGGGTAACGAGGGAGTACGGGCCGGTCGAGCGGGCGTGGATCTTGTCGTCGACCATGTGGCCGAGCTTCAGGATGTAGGAGGTGCCCACGGTGATGGGGCTCTTGAACGCCTCGCCCGTGCGACCGTCGTAGAGCGTGGTCTTGCCCTTGTCGTTGAGCTGCGGCACGAACTCCTGGCGCATGTGCCTGCCATAGGTGCGCAGGGCCTTGTTCATGAGGTTGACGTTGGTGCGGCGCAGGGCCTCGGCGACCTCGGTGTCGGTGGCGCCGTCCAGGACCGGGGTCGAGACGTACATCGGGCCGTCGACGATCTCGTCGGACTCGGCGGAGTCGATGTCGTAGCCGTGGCTTGCGGCCCAGCCCAGGTGGCACTCGAGCAACTGGCCCACGTTCATACGGGATGGGACGCCCAGGGGGTCGAGAAGGACGTCGACGGGAGTGCCGTCAACCATGTAGGGCATGTCCTCGACGGGCAGGACGTTGCAGACGACGCC belongs to Olsenella uli DSM 7084 and includes:
- a CDS encoding DNA-directed RNA polymerase subunit beta'; this translates as MADFDTTDFDAIKISLASADEIRSWSHGEVKKPETINYRTLKPEKDGLFCEKIFGPVKDWECACGKYKGIRFKGIVCERCGVEVTSAKVRRDRMGHIELAAPVSHIWYFKSPATFPLARLLDMKSKDLEKVLYFASYVITDVDGEAREADADDLKEELAADLEELDAERDDEIERLRAQGESDGDEFGDIEPLSADEIRAGVADLQEEYEEEKQLRRDAFDRFMQLEKRELISDEALFTEMKRYYSIYFKGGMGAEAVRDLLHGIDLGKEAEELRAIVASDESQKQKKERAVKRLEIVDSFLKGGNDPANMILDVVPVIPPDLRPMVQLDGGRFAASDLNDLYRRVINRNNRLKRLLDLDAPAIIVNNEKRMLQESVDALFDNGRRGRPVTGRGGRPLKSLAESLKGKQGRFRQNLLGKRVDYSGRSVIVVDPHLKLHQCGLPSTMALELFKPFVMRRLVELGKVENIKGAKRAIDRSAPAVWDVLDEVIKGRLVLLNRAPTLHRLSIQAFEPVLVEGKAIHLHPLVCAPFNADFDGDQMSVHVPLSTQAQTEARVLMLSSNNLRSPASGKVLTVPSQDMIFGVYFLTTEKDGVEGEGRVFSDFEDALMAYDARNQVDIQARVLVRVSSADANCEEGGRKIFRTYSARGEAKDYDVTDHAVRFETTVGRVIFNRQCLPADYPYMNYKMVKGDVSALVNDCCDRYSTAEVEPILDAIKHSGFHYATRAGLTISVWDAAIPDDKPALLEDAQAKVDQINEYYEDGFLSERERHAEVINAWTECTDTLGSKMLDGFDEDNPIYMMADSGARGSKTQLRQLAGMRGLMADMSGDTIDLPIKSNFREGLEPLEYFISTYGARKGLVDTASHTSDSGYLTRRLVDVAQDVIVREEDCGTDEGVTYDLVKPGETDVDTDLIGRCILDDVVDPETGEVLFSKNDYISSKEDLSRLVDAGFKKIELRALLTCKSKYGVCQKCYGWDLSTRRPVNIGTAVGIIAAQSIGEPGTQLTMRTIHSGGVAGADDITQGLPTVARMFDVVGNVNEKILGREADLAPYSGILSITPEQTEYLLRILDADDRSRILVEWRVPASVRFMPGFEDGAEVRAGDQITRGFVNFRKLRGLTDIESTMHTFVKSVKDVYTSQGVDLNDKHIEVIARQMLRRVQVTNPGDSTYLLGQYVDRYAFADTVRNITMAGGQAPEAEPVILGTLKVASSIDSWLSSASFIRTAGVLTESAIKGEVDHLIDLKSNVIVGKKIPAGTGLKAYSDVKLTYHGQKIDGPTSPLAKSLPEWAPESLKGVEEQLPKQLDWIGDDYGYGGVYSKNGRTLSSEDAKLYLFDDLGVSQRWTNKFSEVGIETVGDLIGKTEDDLLRIDGIGAKAIEELRDGLEARNLLYILEPDDDEADSEDLSQLLNMVFSPDADSDIMLGTAAPAKHNFDDELIGGSSEGDGDSSVINEDLGSLHDLLSQVEKGPDEGDAEE